From Marivirga harenae, one genomic window encodes:
- a CDS encoding DHH family phosphoesterase produces the protein MQDILKLKEVLENPQNIVITTHQKPDADALGSSLGIYNYLIKTGHTATVITPTDYPKFLNWMKGNDQVMVFNENGNEEKAKKLVAEADLIFCLDFSNLNRINELGDAVRASKADKVLIDHHRDPEDFAEYAYHDVDSASTAQLIFKLIKLFGDKEQVDSDTADCLYAGIMTDTGSFKHPNTTQEVHEIVAELISLGANNSEVSRLIYDTNSLDRLKFLGFALSERLTVFENEHAAYFAISMEDLEKFNSKNGDTEGLVNYALSVDGITMAALFTETEDGTKLSLRSIGDFEVNTLAGEYFKGGGHKNAAGGKVNMSLSETVKLFEKIIKKYAKQLKNREKIEVYEQF, from the coding sequence ATGCAGGATATTTTAAAATTAAAGGAGGTCTTAGAAAACCCTCAGAATATTGTAATTACTACTCACCAAAAGCCAGATGCTGATGCATTGGGTAGTAGCTTGGGAATCTATAATTACTTAATTAAAACAGGACATACTGCTACGGTGATAACACCTACAGATTATCCCAAATTCCTAAATTGGATGAAGGGTAATGACCAAGTTATGGTCTTCAATGAGAATGGGAATGAGGAGAAAGCAAAAAAGCTAGTAGCAGAGGCGGATCTTATTTTTTGCTTAGATTTTTCCAATCTTAATCGGATAAATGAACTTGGGGATGCGGTTAGGGCCTCTAAAGCAGATAAAGTTCTAATAGACCACCATCGTGATCCAGAAGATTTTGCAGAATACGCATATCATGATGTAGATTCAGCTTCAACTGCTCAGTTAATTTTCAAATTAATAAAACTTTTTGGTGATAAGGAGCAAGTTGATAGTGATACTGCGGATTGCTTATATGCGGGTATTATGACTGATACCGGATCTTTTAAACATCCAAATACAACTCAGGAAGTACATGAGATTGTGGCAGAGTTGATAAGCTTAGGAGCAAATAATTCAGAAGTTTCTAGATTGATATACGATACCAACTCCTTGGATCGTTTAAAATTCTTAGGTTTTGCCCTGAGTGAAAGACTTACGGTATTTGAAAATGAACATGCAGCTTATTTCGCTATTTCTATGGAAGATTTGGAGAAATTCAATTCGAAAAACGGAGATACAGAGGGATTAGTAAATTATGCATTATCGGTTGATGGTATTACGATGGCCGCACTTTTTACTGAAACAGAAGATGGAACGAAACTTTCGCTAAGGTCTATTGGTGATTTTGAAGTGAATACCCTAGCTGGAGAATACTTTAAGGGTGGTGGTCATAAAAATGCGGCAGGCGGAAAAGTAAATATGAGCTTGTCTGAGACCGTCAAATTATTCGAAAAAATAATTAAAAAATACGCTAAACAATTAAAAAACAGAGAAAAAATAGAAGTTTATGAACAATTTTAA
- a CDS encoding FKBP-type peptidyl-prolyl cis-trans isomerase yields MNNFKNLAFGLLSLILIVACDSQKQEKTEDGVEYVLIESGEGGSFEEGDFAIFSIKIVDSKDSVMIDSERDGELPVQINDSILSTRGPLFSILKELQIGDSIKTKLSASQVLTEGFRQPISQDKDKAERLTVFAKTLEKLDTAGFMEWQQQKRVEAMEEMQKKAEEQKGIDDQLIKDFLAQNNIEANRTESGLFYIVTQEGSGEQPQQGDSVSVNYVGKLMDGTVFDTSYEELAQEAGVYNENRTYSPFSFPIGKRQVIAGWDEGLMLLNEGSKATFYIPSGLAYGQRGSGRRIPPNSPLIFDVELVEVK; encoded by the coding sequence ATGAACAATTTTAAAAATCTGGCATTCGGATTATTATCACTTATACTTATAGTAGCATGTGATAGTCAAAAGCAAGAAAAGACAGAAGATGGTGTAGAATATGTCCTAATTGAGTCAGGAGAAGGCGGAAGTTTTGAAGAAGGCGATTTTGCTATTTTCTCCATCAAAATTGTCGATAGCAAAGATTCAGTGATGATTGATAGTGAAAGAGATGGCGAGTTGCCTGTCCAAATTAATGATTCGATACTCTCAACTAGAGGCCCATTATTCTCTATTTTGAAGGAATTGCAAATAGGAGATAGCATAAAAACTAAGTTGTCTGCAAGTCAGGTATTGACTGAAGGCTTCAGACAGCCCATTTCTCAGGATAAAGACAAAGCTGAGAGATTGACAGTATTTGCGAAAACATTGGAAAAATTAGATACTGCTGGTTTCATGGAGTGGCAACAGCAAAAGAGAGTGGAAGCCATGGAAGAAATGCAGAAAAAGGCCGAGGAGCAAAAAGGAATTGATGATCAATTAATTAAAGACTTCTTGGCACAAAATAATATTGAAGCTAATAGAACTGAGTCAGGTTTATTCTACATCGTTACCCAAGAAGGTAGTGGTGAACAGCCGCAACAAGGTGATTCTGTAAGTGTGAACTATGTTGGCAAATTGATGGACGGAACCGTTTTCGATACTTCGTATGAAGAACTTGCACAGGAAGCAGGGGTTTACAACGAAAACCGCACTTATTCACCATTTAGTTTTCCTATTGGTAAAAGGCAAGTGATCGCTGGATGGGATGAAGGACTAATGTTGTTGAACGAAGGTAGTAAAGCCACATTTTATATTCCATCAGGTTTAGCTTATGGTCAAAGAGGTTCAGGTCGTAGAATTCCACCAAACAGTCCATTGATTTTTGACGTTGAGCTAGTGGAGGTAAAATAA
- a CDS encoding FKBP-type peptidyl-prolyl cis-trans isomerase, with product MKKILLLMMTGLVTVLFSSCEEECENTYGECPEEQLAEDVLLIEEYLEDNNLTAERLTSYDLFYIIEEQGAGGEPENGQNISVNYVGKFLNGKVFDTSIESVAKDAEIFSESRTYEPFSFTLGQRQVILGWDVGLKLINEGGKATLILPSYLAYGPRGSGSIPANEVLLFEVELVSINE from the coding sequence ATGAAAAAAATATTGTTATTGATGATGACGGGGCTAGTTACAGTCCTGTTTTCATCCTGCGAGGAGGAATGTGAGAATACTTACGGAGAATGTCCAGAAGAACAGTTGGCAGAAGATGTTCTACTTATTGAGGAATATCTTGAGGATAATAATCTAACTGCTGAGAGACTGACCTCATATGACTTATTTTATATTATTGAAGAGCAGGGAGCAGGAGGAGAACCAGAAAACGGGCAGAATATATCAGTAAACTATGTCGGGAAATTTCTAAATGGAAAGGTGTTCGATACCTCTATTGAATCAGTTGCAAAAGATGCAGAGATTTTCAGTGAATCTAGAACTTATGAACCCTTCAGTTTTACATTAGGGCAGCGTCAGGTAATTTTAGGATGGGATGTAGGATTAAAATTGATAAATGAAGGTGGAAAGGCAACTTTGATTTTACCGTCATACTTGGCTTACGGACCACGAGGGAGCGGATCCATTCCCGCCAATGAAGTATTACTTTTTGAAGTTGAATTAGTGAGCATCAATGAATAA
- a CDS encoding FKBP-type peptidyl-prolyl cis-trans isomerase: MNKLSFVMIKNLLSISIFTVLFVGIFSCQSEVQCNQIPENSADQTRLEQQIQEIESFLESEGIEYQTHSSGIRYSVLESGEGNSPDFCSGVSVDYEGRVLGEDETFISGIGTDFSLRSNQVVVGFKIAISLMNRNADYRLFIPGELLINRGISNTVPSSIPDGENIEFRVRLNSY, from the coding sequence ATGAATAAATTATCATTTGTAATGATCAAAAATCTATTATCAATCAGCATTTTTACTGTTTTATTTGTTGGTATTTTTTCTTGCCAGTCGGAAGTTCAATGCAATCAAATACCTGAAAATTCAGCAGACCAAACAAGGTTAGAACAACAAATCCAGGAAATAGAGAGTTTTTTAGAATCAGAAGGGATTGAATACCAAACTCATTCTTCAGGAATCAGGTACTCAGTGCTTGAGTCGGGAGAAGGCAATTCTCCAGATTTTTGTTCTGGCGTTTCAGTGGATTACGAGGGCAGGGTACTAGGTGAAGATGAAACTTTTATTTCGGGAATAGGAACAGATTTCTCCTTGAGATCGAATCAAGTGGTAGTAGGTTTTAAGATAGCTATCAGTTTGATGAATAGAAATGCTGATTACAGACTATTTATACCTGGAGAGCTTCTTATCAATAGAGGTATTAGCAATACAGTTCCTAGTAGTATCCCTGATGGTGAAAACATTGAGTTTCGCGTTAGATTAAATAGTTATTAA
- a CDS encoding non-canonical purine NTP diphosphatase, which translates to MKLCFATNNPNKIKEVSQLLGEKFELLGLKDIGCHEELREDQSTLEGNAQQKAEYIFDNYNINCFADDTGLEVEALNSEPGVFSARYAGPQRSDQDNMSLLLSRLEGSPNRRARFRTVICAFINNQKHFFEGIAEGEIARRHNGDKGFGYDPIFIPKGYSQTFAQMSLEEKNNISHRSIAVKKLVEFLKTNS; encoded by the coding sequence ATGAAACTGTGTTTTGCAACTAATAATCCCAATAAGATCAAGGAAGTCTCTCAGCTCTTAGGAGAAAAATTTGAACTGCTAGGACTGAAGGATATAGGATGTCATGAGGAACTAAGAGAAGATCAAAGCACTTTGGAGGGTAACGCTCAACAAAAAGCCGAATACATTTTCGATAACTATAATATCAATTGTTTTGCAGATGATACGGGCCTTGAAGTGGAAGCTTTGAATAGCGAGCCAGGCGTTTTCTCAGCCCGATATGCAGGCCCTCAACGATCAGATCAGGATAATATGTCACTTTTATTAAGTAGGCTGGAAGGTTCGCCCAATAGACGGGCACGATTTCGAACAGTGATTTGTGCCTTTATTAACAATCAAAAACACTTTTTCGAAGGAATTGCAGAAGGAGAAATCGCAAGAAGACATAATGGGGATAAAGGCTTTGGCTATGATCCTATATTTATCCCAAAAGGTTATTCTCAAACATTTGCACAAATGAGTCTGGAGGAAAAGAACAATATTTCCCACCGATCAATAGCAGTCAAAAAATTGGTCGAATTTTTAAAAACAAATTCATAA
- the udk gene encoding uridine kinase, whose product MNKPFIVGITGGSASGKTMFLKSLLNHFPKDEICLVSQDNYYKDRHLQPKDENGVENFDTPQSIEFDDYARDIKMLKEGKPVSRKEYTFNNPDVVPKMLEFKPSKIIVVEGLFVFYFPELVKLLDLKVFIDAKDYVKLKRRIMRDNSERGYDLDDVLYRYEKHVAPTYEKYIDPFKYDADVIIPNNNKFDKGLEVLVSYLKNKSK is encoded by the coding sequence ATGAACAAACCATTCATTGTAGGCATCACAGGAGGGAGTGCTTCAGGAAAAACAATGTTTCTGAAAAGTCTGCTCAACCATTTCCCCAAAGATGAAATCTGCCTCGTTTCCCAAGACAATTATTATAAAGACCGACACTTACAGCCGAAGGACGAAAACGGAGTGGAAAATTTCGATACTCCACAGTCCATTGAGTTTGATGATTATGCTCGTGATATAAAAATGCTGAAAGAAGGGAAGCCAGTAAGTCGAAAGGAATATACTTTCAATAACCCAGATGTAGTCCCCAAGATGTTGGAATTTAAACCTTCTAAAATAATAGTGGTAGAAGGCTTATTTGTTTTTTACTTTCCGGAACTGGTAAAACTATTAGATCTAAAGGTATTTATTGACGCAAAAGACTATGTTAAGTTGAAAAGAAGAATTATGCGTGATAATTCTGAGCGCGGCTATGATTTAGATGATGTTTTGTATCGATACGAAAAACATGTGGCGCCTACCTATGAAAAATACATAGATCCTTTTAAGTATGATGCAGATGTGATCATTCCTAATAACAATAAATTTGATAAAGGTCTGGAAGTTTTAGTATCTTACCTCAAA